GGCCATCACACCACGGGTTCGACGGCGGCGTGGATGTTCTACCAGATGGCCGCCGATCCCGCGCTGATGGACGACATTGCCGACGAGGCGGCGGAGTGCCTCGGCGACGACGGCGAGTTGCGGCTCGACGCGGTGAAGCGCGCCAATCTGAGCGCGACGTTCGTCAAGGAGGTCTGCCGGCTCTATCCCAGCGCCTGGTGGTTCTCGCGCGAGGTGATGCAGCCGGTGACGATCGGCGGGCGCGAACTCAAGGTCGGCACCTCGCTGCTGATCTGTCCCTGGCAGTTGCAGCGCGATCCCAGGCATTTCCCGGATCCGGACCGCTTCCTGATGACGCGGCGCTACAACACCGATGCCTACATCCCGTTCGGCGCCGGCCCGCGCGCCTGCGCCGGGATGGGGGTTGCGATGCTCGAATTGCAATTGCTCGCGCTCGAGATCGCCGCGGCCTATCGCTTCACCGCCGTCAGCCCGAATCCGGCGCCGTGGCCGAAAGCCTCGGTGACGCTGATTCCGCCGCCGATGACGATCGATATCGAAGTCCGCGAGATGCCATCGCGCATCCTGCATCTCGGCGAGGATGCCGAGCGGCTGCCATACATTCCATCCGCCAGCGCGGCGTCCATCAGCACACTACAATCGGTATCCCAATGACAACACACATCACGACGGCCGGCATCGGGCAGAGGGCCATGGATCAAGTGCAAGTGCGCAGTTTGCGCGACGTCATCGCGGTGCTGATCGAGCAGCGCAGCATCGTGACGGCTTCCGGCGCGACCTTCGCCGCACATCTGCTCGATCTTGCGATCATGCAGCTCAGGCTCAACGTCAACGATATTTCGGCGGAGGAATTGACCGGCCTGTCCGACTACGTTGGCGCGGAGTTTGGCCGGGACAAGCCCTCGCATTGAGCGCACAGAGCGTTTTCGAGCGAAGTGGGTTCTAATCCTGAGTCGCCACCAGCGCCTTCATCGTGGCGCCGGCGGCGAGCGCGGCGTCGTTCGGATCGATCTCGATCTGCAGGCCGCGCTGGCCGCCATTGACGAACACGGTGACATGGGTGAGCGCGGTCTCGTCGATCGCGGTCGGCACCTTCTTTTTCTGGCCGAACGGGCTGATGCCGCCGACATGGTAGCCGGTCAGCCGCTCGGCATCGGCCGGGCGCATCATCCTGGCCGACTTGCCGCCGAGGGCTGCGGCAAGCTTCTTCATGCTGACCTCGCAGTCGGACGGCACCACGGCGCAGACCGGCTTGCCGTCGACCTCCGCCATCAGCGTCTTCAGCATGCGGTTCGGATCGACGCCGAGCGCCTCCGCCGCCTGCAGCCCGATGCTCTCGGCGCTGGAATCGTAGACATAGGTGTGGAGCCTGAAGGCAATGCCGAGCTTGCGCAGCGCCATCGTTGCTTGTGTCGAATTGGGCATGGTCCGGGCCGGTTGATACGGCCGAATGATCGCCGCAATGGGCCCGCCGATCAATCGGACGTAGGGTCAGCCCGAGGCGGCGCCAACATTAAATTCTCGCCAGTCCGGCGCGGCCGGGCGCGACATGGAATTTTTGGGGGATATCAAAGGGTTGTCGCTCATCTAAAAGGCGTAAACGACCCCGTTCTTGCTTGCGCAGCCGACCCGCTTCCGTTATCCGGTAGGCGCCTTGCGTGTGCGCGGCCGGGCGCCGCGATTTGGGCTGGGCATATCATGCATGGTCGCTGTGGGCGGACGCGTTTTCGCCGCGATCGTGGTCTCTGAAACACCTGAAGGGAACATCTTCGCAATGGCCAATGTTGTCGTCGTCGGCGCCCAATGGGGTGACGAGGGGAAGGGCAAGATCGTCGACTGGCTGTCGGAACAGGCCGACATCGTCGTGCGCTTCCAGGGCGGCCACAATGCCGGCCATACGCTCGTGATCAATGGCGAGACCTACAAGCTGGCGCTGCTGCCCTCCGGCGTGCTGCGCCCGAACAAGCTCGCGGTGATCGGCAATGGCGTGGTGTTCGATCCGCAGGCCTTCCTCGACGAGGTCGCCAAGCTGAAGGGCCAGGGCGTTGCCGTCGGACCGGACAATCTGCGGATCGCCGAGAACGTCACGCTGATCCTGCCGCTGCATCGCGAGCTCGACGCCCTGCGCGAATCCTCCAACGCCATCACCTCGATCGGAACCACCCGGCGCGGCATCGGCCCGGCCTATGAGGACAAGGTCGGTCGCCGGGCGATCCGCCTGATGGATCTCGCCGATCTCGATACTCTGCCGCACAAGATCGAACGCCTGCTGGCGCACCACAATGCGCTGCGCCGCGGCCTCAACCTCGCGGAGATCGACGGCAAGGGCATCCTGACCGAGCTCTCGGCGCTGGCGCCGAAGCTTTTGCCGTATGCCGAGACGGTGTGGCGGCTGCTCGACCTCAAGCGCCGCGAGGGCAAACGCATCCTGTTCGAGGGCGCGCAGGGCGCGCTGCTCGACGTCGATCACGGCACCTACCCCTATGTGACGTCGTCCAACACGGTGGCGGCGCAGGCCGCGACCGGCACCGGCCTCGGGCCGGGTGCGGTCGGCTATGTGCTCGGCATCTGCAAGGCCTACACCACCCGGGTCGGCCAGGGACCGTTCCCGACCGAGCTGAACGACGAGATCGGCGAGGAAATCGGCCGCCGCGGCAAGGAATTCGGCGTCAACACCGGGCGCAAGCGCCGGGTCGGCTGGTTCGACGCGATGCTGGTGCGACAGACTGTCCGCACCTGCGGAATTGCCGGGCTGGCGCTGACCAAGCTCGATATTCTCGACGGGTTCGACAGCATCAAGGTCTGCATCGGCTACAAGCTCGACGGCAAGGAAATCGATCATCTGCCGGCGGGCGAGGGCGCGCAGGCCCGCATCGAGCCGATCTATGAGGTCATCGAGGGCTGGAAGCAGCCGACCGCCAATGCGCGGTCCTGGGCGGACCTGCCGGCTCAGGCCATCAAGTATGTCCGCCGGGTCGAGGAACTGGTGGGGTGCCCGGTCACCCTGCTTTCCACCAGTCCGGAACGTGAAGATACTATTCTGGTACAGAATCCGTTCGAGGCTTAACGGGATATTACCTATATCCCACCAATTGTGTGGAAATGGCTGACTACTACCCGCTGATCGCCCGTGCCATCGCCGGACTGGACCCCAACGCTCCCGGCGAAGCCCGCCGCGCGCTCTACGCGCGGGCGCGGACGGCGTTGATCCAGCAACTTCGCGGCGTGCAGCCGCCGCTCTCGGAGTCCGAGATCACCCGCGAGCGGCTGTCGCTGGAAGAGGCGGTCCGCAAGGTCGAGTCCGAGGCCGCGCAGCGCGCCCGCGAGGCCTCGCGTCCTGGCGGCGGGGCCCGCGGCAGCGACCCGCTGCGCCGTGCCAATCCGCGGCCGCCCGAGCCGAATTCCGCCGACACTGCCGCGCGCCCGCGGCCGCCCGCCGAGCAGCGCCCGCCGCGCAATTTGCGTCCCGACGCGCCGCCGCCGGCCCCACCGCGGCCGCAGAACCCGCCGGTCCCAGCCGGCTCCGATACCCAGCCGCCGCAGACCCGGCCGGCGCCGCCGCGCCGCGGTCCCGAAGGCGCGCAGCCGCCGGTGCCGCCGGCGGCCCCGGGCGTGCGCGGCTTCCGCGACATCACTGCCGATGCCGACGATCTCGGCCGTGCCGCGGCGCAGGCCAGCCGCAACGCGCGCAAGACCTACGCCAACGTGCCGTCGCCCTCGCCGGAATTCGACCGGCTCGAGCCGAGCCTGGAAAACCGCGGCGGCGATCCCGAGACGCCCTATTCCTACGAAGAGTCGATCGAGGAAGCGGAACGCTACACCCCGCAGCCGCCCCAGGCGCCGCCGCCACGCTCGCGAGTCGGCAATGGCGAGCGTGAGCCGAAGCGGCCGCGCGTCGGTTCGATGTTCCCGTTCAAGACCGCGATCGCGATCGGCATCCTGCTGATCCTGGTCGGCACCGGCTTTCTGTTCCACCAGCAGGCCGCCACCCTTGTCAGCAGCCTGTTCAAACCCTCCGCCCCGGTCGAAGCGCCGAAGGATGCCGCGGCGACGCCGTCGAGCAAGAAGATCACCGACCGTGTCGGCCAGCCGTCGTCGGGCGAGCCGGTCGCTCCGGTGGCGCAGCGCGTGGTGCTCTATGACGAGGACCCGTCGGATCCGAAGGGCAAGCAATATGTCGGCTCGGTAGTCTGGCGCACCGAGCAGGTCAAGGGATCGGGCAACCAGAAGCCCGACATCGCGGTGCGCGCCGACATCGACATCCCCGATCGCAAGTTCAAGATGACGATGTCGTTCCGCCGCAACACCGATTCATCGCTGCCGGCGAGCCATACCGCGGAATTGACCTTCATCCTACCGCAGGACTTCGCCAATGGCGGCGTCGGCAACGTGCCGGGCATCCTGATGAAGTCCAACGAGCAGGCGCGCGGCACGCCGCTGGCCGGGCTCGCGGTCAAGGTCACCGACGGCTTCTTCCTGGTCGGCCTCTCCAACGTCGACGCCGACCGCTCGCGCAATCTGCAGCTCCTCAAGGAGCGCTCCTGGTTCGACGTGCCGTTGGTCTACACCAACCAGCGCCGCGCCATCATCGCGATCGAAAAGGGCGCCCCCGGCGAGCGGGCCTTCAACGACGCCTTCGCGGCGTGGGGTGAGTAACAGGCTCGGCGCTCACTTCGGTGCTCACGATCTCATCGCCCGGCTGAGTCCGGCCGATTCCGTATCGCAGCGAAGTTCGGCTGTTGCAGCGCATCGACGCGATGATCCCGGAACAGTGCCGGGCTCTTTCGATTTTCCCCTAGAACAGCCGCGTGACTGCGTTACACTCGCCTGACGCTGGGCAGGGGCACGCCATGAAACGCTATCTGATCTTCGCAGCCGTCGGGCCGTTCATCGGCGGCTTCCTGCTGCTGCTCATGACCACCTATCAGTCCGGCTACTGGACCGAGACCAATGGCGGCGAAGTGGCGAAGCTGCTCGTCGTGTTCGTGAAGTCGCTGCAATACAATTATCTGTTCGGCATCGTGCCGTCGCTGATGTTCGGCGCGATCGACGACATTCTGATGCATATGCGGCGGGTCACGCCGACGGTGCGGATGCTGATCGTCGGCGCCGTGGCGTTCGTCGGCGCGGCGCTGACCTACGCCTCGCACGGCTCCGAAAGCGGCCCGGTGCAGTTCATCCTCTACGGGCTGGTCGGCTTCATCCCGGGCGTGATCACGTCCTGGCTGGCGCATCGATATGCCGAGGAGTTGCACGCGCCGGCGCAGCATGCATCCCAGCATTAGGGCGTGCAGCGCCTCCTTTGTAAAAACAGAAATTTTCGGCTTTGACGTGATTGGCAGTTTTTCACCGGTCGACGCGGTAATGCATCGTGGCCGGAGGAGGCCCTGCCTTACGCACGGCGAGCATCGGGTCGCGCTATTATCGTAGTCTTGTCAATGCACTAGGAGCGGGTCGCAGGTCGGCCGCATCGCGTTTCATGGAACTGTCACATGCGCGTCATGTAAACGTAGTCCCAATGTCACATGGCCGCTTTTGTCCTCCCGCGGCCGTGAGGGCGATCATATGAGCGATGTAGCGTTACCTGGTTCGATCGAGCCCGCGCGGCGCCGCGGCCCCGATCTCGAGAAGGGCTTTCATCCTCTCACCGGCATCATCTATCTCGGCGTGATCGGCGCGGCGCTGCTGTTCGTGGCTTACAGCATCTATGCGGATGTCGGTGCGACGGGGGCCGGGAAGACCTCTTATGCGGCGTTCCTGCTGCTGTTCGTCGCGCTGTTGATCTCGCTCGGCTTCGAATTCGTTAACGGCTTTCACGACACGGCGAACGCCGTCGCCACCGTGATCTACACGCGCTCGATGCCGGCTCGCATCGCCGTGGTCTGGTCGGGCCTGTTCAACCTGATCGGCGTGCTGCTCTCCAGCGGCGCGGTTGCCTTCGGCATCGTCTCCCTGTTGCCGGTCGAACTGATCCTTCAGGTCGGCAGCAGCGCCGGCTTCGCCATGGTGTTTGCGCTGCTGATCGCCGCCATCATCTGGAACGTCGGCACCTGGTATTTTGGATTGCCCGCCTCGAGCTCGCACACCCTGATCGGATCGATCATGGGCGTTGGTATCGCGAATGCCCTGATGCACGGACGGGAGGGGACCTCCGGCGTGGACTGGTCGCAGGCCGTCAACACCGGCAAGGCGTTGCTGCTGTCGCCGCTGTTCGGATTTGCGCTCGCCGCCATCCTGCTCTTCGGGCTGAAGACCGCGCTGCTGCGCGCAACACCGGCGCTGTTCGGCGAGCCGAAAGGCGATCAGCCGCCGCCATGGTGGATCCGCGGCATCCTGATCCTGACCTGCACCCTGGTCAGCTTCTTTCACGGATCGAACGACGGTCAGAAGGGTATGGGTCTCATCATGCTCATCTTGATCGGCGTGGTCCCGACCGCCTACGCCCTCAACCGCGCGATGCCTGCGAGTCAGATCGAGGCATTCACCGCGAACTCGGCTGCGGCGAGCAAGGTCATCGAGGATAAGGGAGCCGACCGCAAGGTGGCGGGCAATCCGCGTCCGGCGGTGACGAACTACATCAGTCTTCGCCAACTCGGCGACGATACCTATCCGTCACTCGCCGTCCTCGTCGGCGAAATCCGCGACCAGGTCGTGCAGTACGGTTCGCTGGCGAAATTCCCCGCCGAGACCGTCGGCAACACGCGCAACGACATGTACCTGGTGTCGGAGGCACTCCGCTTGCTGATGAAGAGCAGCGACAA
This Bradyrhizobium sp. CCBAU 53421 DNA region includes the following protein-coding sequences:
- the ybaK gene encoding Cys-tRNA(Pro) deacylase, whose product is MPNSTQATMALRKLGIAFRLHTYVYDSSAESIGLQAAEALGVDPNRMLKTLMAEVDGKPVCAVVPSDCEVSMKKLAAALGGKSARMMRPADAERLTGYHVGGISPFGQKKKVPTAIDETALTHVTVFVNGGQRGLQIEIDPNDAALAAGATMKALVATQD
- a CDS encoding inorganic phosphate transporter; this translates as MSDVALPGSIEPARRRGPDLEKGFHPLTGIIYLGVIGAALLFVAYSIYADVGATGAGKTSYAAFLLLFVALLISLGFEFVNGFHDTANAVATVIYTRSMPARIAVVWSGLFNLIGVLLSSGAVAFGIVSLLPVELILQVGSSAGFAMVFALLIAAIIWNVGTWYFGLPASSSHTLIGSIMGVGIANALMHGREGTSGVDWSQAVNTGKALLLSPLFGFALAAILLFGLKTALLRATPALFGEPKGDQPPPWWIRGILILTCTLVSFFHGSNDGQKGMGLIMLILIGVVPTAYALNRAMPASQIEAFTANSAAASKVIEDKGADRKVAGNPRPAVTNYISLRQLGDDTYPSLAVLVGEIRDQVVQYGSLAKFPAETVGNTRNDMYLVSEALRLLMKSSDNGLNDADVATLNRYKGSLDAATKFIPSWVKIAVAIALGLGTMVGWKRIVVTVGEKIGKTHLTYAQGACAEITAAATIAAADGYGLPVSTTHVLSSGIAGTMTANGSGLQWSTIRNIAMAWVLTLPMAMLISGVLYFVFAHLF
- a CDS encoding DUF5413 family protein; translation: MKRYLIFAAVGPFIGGFLLLLMTTYQSGYWTETNGGEVAKLLVVFVKSLQYNYLFGIVPSLMFGAIDDILMHMRRVTPTVRMLIVGAVAFVGAALTYASHGSESGPVQFILYGLVGFIPGVITSWLAHRYAEELHAPAQHASQH
- a CDS encoding adenylosuccinate synthase yields the protein MANVVVVGAQWGDEGKGKIVDWLSEQADIVVRFQGGHNAGHTLVINGETYKLALLPSGVLRPNKLAVIGNGVVFDPQAFLDEVAKLKGQGVAVGPDNLRIAENVTLILPLHRELDALRESSNAITSIGTTRRGIGPAYEDKVGRRAIRLMDLADLDTLPHKIERLLAHHNALRRGLNLAEIDGKGILTELSALAPKLLPYAETVWRLLDLKRREGKRILFEGAQGALLDVDHGTYPYVTSSNTVAAQAATGTGLGPGAVGYVLGICKAYTTRVGQGPFPTELNDEIGEEIGRRGKEFGVNTGRKRRVGWFDAMLVRQTVRTCGIAGLALTKLDILDGFDSIKVCIGYKLDGKEIDHLPAGEGAQARIEPIYEVIEGWKQPTANARSWADLPAQAIKYVRRVEELVGCPVTLLSTSPEREDTILVQNPFEA